A stretch of the Desulfobacter sp. genome encodes the following:
- a CDS encoding TIGR00730 family Rossman fold protein codes for MTSTKEPLQYPIDDFKSGESWRLFKIMGEFVEGIDTLHNLGPAVSIFGSARTDPKHPDYQRARDTAALFASSGYAVITGGGPGIMQAANQGAKEAKGKSIGLKINLPFEEKGNPYLTTSVDFHYFFVRKVMFVKYAQAYIIMPGGLGTLDEMFETLTLVQTRRIRQMPVILMDKKFWSPLLDWIKTQLVERGLISPEDLDLFHLAQDPDQALKIVQNFYQ; via the coding sequence ATGACCTCCACAAAAGAGCCCCTCCAATACCCCATTGATGATTTTAAATCAGGTGAATCCTGGCGGCTGTTCAAAATCATGGGAGAATTTGTAGAAGGAATCGATACTCTCCATAACCTCGGCCCTGCCGTGTCCATATTCGGCTCGGCCAGAACAGATCCAAAGCATCCGGATTATCAAAGGGCCCGGGACACGGCCGCCTTGTTTGCCTCTTCCGGCTATGCGGTAATCACGGGTGGGGGCCCGGGTATTATGCAGGCCGCAAACCAGGGGGCCAAAGAAGCCAAAGGCAAATCCATAGGCCTTAAGATCAACCTGCCCTTTGAAGAAAAAGGCAACCCCTATCTCACCACCTCCGTTGATTTTCATTACTTTTTTGTCCGCAAGGTCATGTTTGTTAAATATGCCCAGGCCTATATCATCATGCCCGGCGGACTTGGCACCCTGGATGAGATGTTTGAAACCCTGACCCTTGTTCAGACAAGACGGATCAGGCAGATGCCGGTGATTTTAATGGACAAAAAATTCTGGTCTCCGCTTTTGGACTGGATTAAAACACAGCTTGTGGAAAGGGGATTGATCTCCCCGGAAGACCTGGATCTTTTCCATCTGGCCCAGGATCCGGACCAGGCCCTGAAAATTGTTCAAAATTTTTATCAATAA
- the smpB gene encoding SsrA-binding protein SmpB, with amino-acid sequence MNAEYTKLIATNKKARYNYQIDAEYEAGIVLVGSEVKAMREGRVSFQDAYADIKQDEVFLRQLHISAYKYAYNANHEALRTRKLLLHRYEIKRLTVKIKEKGYTLVPLKIYFKNDKIKVLIGLGKGKKLYDKRETIKQKDVKRDMDRDRKKYSG; translated from the coding sequence ATGAATGCGGAATACACAAAACTCATTGCCACCAATAAAAAGGCAAGGTATAACTATCAGATAGATGCCGAGTATGAAGCCGGTATTGTGCTTGTGGGATCTGAGGTCAAAGCCATGAGAGAAGGCAGGGTCAGTTTTCAGGACGCCTATGCCGATATTAAACAAGATGAGGTTTTTTTAAGGCAGTTGCATATATCTGCCTATAAATATGCCTACAACGCAAACCATGAGGCCTTAAGAACCCGAAAGCTTCTTCTTCACAGGTATGAAATTAAGCGGCTGACCGTTAAAATAAAAGAAAAAGGCTATACCCTGGTACCCCTTAAAATTTATTTTAAAAATGATAAAATCAAGGTGCTCATAGGTCTTGGCAAAGGTAAAAAATTATATGACAAGCGGGAAACCATAAAGCAAAAAGACGTTAAAAGGGACATGGACCGGGATAGAAAAAAATATTCCGGCTAA
- the parE gene encoding DNA topoisomerase IV subunit B — MKLFDTKPEKTSSDNGYDAQSIEVLKGLDPVKRRPGMYTDTTSPDHLVFEVIDNSVDEAIAGFATAIDVTLTRDNRIIVSDNGRGMPVDIHPKEGISGVELIMTKLHAGAKFSSKDYAFSGGLHGVGVSVVNALSSQLDIIIKREGKKFAISFENGFKTKALEAIGTVGQKNTGTQVCFAPAPEYFDVKTFSKEAIQTALKSKSVLCQGLTTSFTLEETKERKTWCYTNGLDEYLKEHLTEKKILFPDPFTGKCEGEDFQAIWAINWGDQTSLNIEESFVNLIPTKLGGTHVNGFRSGLLESIREFCKFRNLLPKGLFLAPEDIWQNVGYVLSVKLVEAQFSSQTKERLSSRHCANLVNLQVRDAFSLWLNQNVELGEALAALAVDNARARVKKSKKVTKKRASNGVTLPAKLSDCSSDDQNLRELFFVEGDSAGGSAKQARDRRFQAIMPLRGKIMNTWDVSSSSILESKEIRDISQVLGVVPGSSDISKLRYNKLCILADADSDGLHIATLICALFLKHFPEVVKNGHVFVAMPPLYRIDMGKDVFYALDDSERNAIIKRLNKRKKKTKINIQRFKGLGEMNPAQLKETTIAPDSRRLVQLTIDPPVDPGSGLSYDSFAPQGNKPGQQENESLEKSREQALDRPDKEIEPQSELQSTPFQDSTPVPFNNKDKDVWEIMDMLLGKKRAKDRKRWIETHGVIKEN; from the coding sequence ATGAAATTATTTGATACCAAACCAGAAAAAACAAGTTCGGATAACGGGTATGATGCCCAGTCCATAGAGGTGCTCAAGGGCCTGGACCCGGTCAAAAGAAGACCTGGAATGTACACGGATACCACAAGTCCTGACCACCTGGTCTTTGAAGTCATTGACAATAGTGTGGATGAAGCCATTGCAGGATTTGCCACAGCCATTGACGTGACCCTGACCCGGGACAATCGGATCATCGTGTCGGACAACGGCAGGGGCATGCCCGTGGATATCCACCCCAAAGAAGGCATTTCAGGTGTGGAACTGATCATGACCAAACTCCATGCCGGAGCCAAATTTTCGTCCAAGGATTATGCCTTTTCAGGCGGCCTTCACGGTGTGGGCGTTTCTGTGGTCAATGCCTTGTCCTCCCAATTGGATATTATTATCAAAAGGGAGGGTAAAAAATTTGCCATCTCCTTTGAAAACGGATTTAAAACAAAGGCCCTAGAAGCCATCGGTACGGTGGGACAAAAGAACACCGGCACCCAAGTCTGCTTTGCCCCGGCACCGGAATATTTTGACGTCAAAACATTTTCCAAAGAGGCCATTCAAACGGCCTTAAAATCAAAATCTGTTCTCTGCCAGGGTTTGACCACAAGTTTTACCCTTGAAGAAACAAAGGAACGCAAAACCTGGTGTTACACCAACGGCCTGGATGAATATCTCAAAGAACACCTAACCGAAAAAAAGATCTTGTTTCCCGATCCGTTTACCGGCAAATGCGAGGGAGAAGATTTCCAGGCCATCTGGGCCATCAACTGGGGCGACCAGACCAGCCTGAACATAGAAGAAAGCTTTGTCAACCTGATCCCCACAAAACTCGGCGGCACCCATGTCAACGGGTTCAGGTCAGGACTTCTCGAATCCATCAGGGAATTTTGCAAGTTCAGAAACCTGTTGCCCAAGGGGCTGTTTTTAGCACCGGAAGACATCTGGCAGAACGTGGGCTATGTCTTGTCCGTAAAACTTGTGGAAGCCCAGTTTTCCAGCCAAACCAAAGAAAGGCTTTCGTCCAGGCATTGTGCCAACCTGGTCAATCTCCAGGTCAGGGATGCCTTCAGCCTCTGGCTTAACCAAAACGTTGAACTTGGAGAGGCCCTGGCGGCCCTGGCCGTGGACAATGCCAGGGCCAGGGTAAAAAAAAGCAAAAAGGTCACCAAAAAAAGAGCATCCAACGGGGTGACCCTGCCGGCCAAACTCTCGGACTGCTCCAGTGACGACCAAAATTTAAGAGAGCTGTTCTTTGTGGAGGGGGACTCCGCAGGCGGATCAGCCAAGCAGGCTAGGGACAGACGTTTCCAGGCCATCATGCCCTTGCGCGGAAAAATAATGAACACCTGGGATGTCTCATCATCATCCATTCTTGAATCCAAGGAAATCCGTGATATCTCCCAGGTACTCGGCGTGGTGCCCGGATCCAGCGACATATCCAAACTGCGCTACAACAAGCTTTGCATCCTGGCAGATGCCGACTCTGACGGGCTTCACATTGCCACCCTGATCTGTGCTTTATTTTTAAAGCATTTCCCTGAAGTGGTGAAAAACGGTCATGTGTTTGTGGCCATGCCTCCGCTATACCGCATTGACATGGGCAAGGATGTCTTCTACGCCCTGGATGATTCTGAAAGAAACGCCATTATCAAACGCTTGAACAAACGAAAGAAAAAAACAAAAATCAATATCCAGCGCTTTAAAGGGTTGGGTGAAATGAACCCGGCACAGCTCAAGGAAACCACCATTGCCCCGGATTCAAGACGATTGGTTCAGCTCACCATTGATCCGCCTGTGGACCCGGGTTCGGGTCTGTCATACGACTCTTTTGCCCCCCAGGGGAACAAACCAGGCCAACAGGAAAATGAAAGTTTAGAAAAAAGCCGTGAACAGGCCCTGGACCGGCCAGACAAAGAGATTGAACCCCAAAGCGAGCTTCAATCCACCCCCTTCCAGGATAGCACCCCTGTGCCCTTTAACAATAAGGACAAGGATGTCTGGGAAATCATGGACATGCTGCTGGGAAAAAAGCGGGCCAAGGACAGAAAACGCTGGATTGAAACCCATGGTGTAATTAAAGAGAATTAA
- the parC gene encoding DNA topoisomerase IV subunit A — protein sequence MTNTLPSTVEEYEKLPFQEFTQNAYLNYSMYVILDRALPHIGDGLKPVQRRIVYSMSQLGLSSTAKFKKSARTVGDVLGKFHPHGDSACYEAMVLMAQPFSLRYPLVDGQGNWGDPNDPKSFAAMRYTESRLSPYAAIFLGELDQGTVDWVPNFDGTLNEPTLLPARLPNLLLNGTTGIAVGMATSILPHNLREVAKALIHLIENEDADTAQVCKFIKGPDFPTAAEIITPRHEILQTYETGKGRIKMRAKYEIEDGEIVFNALPYHASTEKIYEQIASQMAAKKLPMVTDIRDESDHEDPTRLVIIPKSNRVDYTALADHLFATTDLEKSYSVNMNMIGLDKRPGVKSLVQVLSEWLVFRRRTIEKKLKFRLDQVLSRLHIIEGFKIAYLNIDEVIRIIRQSDHPKKDLIKAFDLSEIQAKAILEIRLRQLARLEEIKIISEMDALDLERKTLEKLLSSPKAFKKFFINEIKEDAKKYGDKRRSPIKERKDAEAFSATDVIDVEPVTIILSTNGWIRSAKGHDIKPENAKFRSGDHLMCHLRTRSDKPISLMDNTGRAYTLYSHDLPSARSNGEPVTGHLTMAPNTSICHMISGDAQDLYLVGADSGYGFILKFGDLLTNYKNGKAIVTVPSGQMPVQPRLVPTIETDNVIAITTKGRVLIFDIKQLPRLKKGKGNKIIHIPRPDKSDSDPEKLKFLKILPLKSNLVIHSGKHFLRLSPGNQQDYIGMRGRRGKLLPRGYRNVDTLEVILSSDDTIS from the coding sequence ATGACCAATACCCTGCCTTCAACCGTAGAAGAATACGAAAAACTCCCCTTTCAGGAGTTTACCCAGAATGCCTATCTCAACTATTCCATGTATGTCATCTTGGACCGGGCACTGCCCCATATTGGAGACGGGCTTAAACCGGTTCAGCGGCGCATTGTTTATTCCATGAGCCAGCTGGGGCTTTCCTCCACGGCAAAGTTTAAAAAGTCCGCCAGAACCGTGGGGGATGTGTTGGGTAAATTTCATCCCCATGGCGACTCAGCCTGTTATGAAGCCATGGTGCTCATGGCCCAGCCTTTTTCACTTCGATACCCCCTGGTGGACGGCCAGGGAAACTGGGGGGATCCAAATGATCCCAAATCCTTTGCAGCCATGCGGTATACCGAATCCAGGTTATCCCCCTATGCCGCCATATTTTTAGGAGAGCTGGACCAGGGCACAGTGGACTGGGTACCCAACTTTGACGGCACATTGAATGAGCCGACTCTTTTACCGGCCCGCCTGCCCAACCTGCTTCTCAACGGGACCACAGGTATTGCCGTGGGCATGGCCACATCCATTTTACCCCATAATTTAAGGGAAGTTGCCAAAGCCCTGATTCACCTCATTGAAAATGAAGATGCCGATACAGCCCAAGTATGCAAATTCATCAAAGGCCCGGATTTTCCGACTGCCGCTGAAATCATTACCCCCCGCCATGAAATCCTCCAGACCTATGAGACGGGAAAAGGGCGGATCAAAATGCGGGCAAAGTATGAAATTGAGGATGGCGAAATTGTGTTTAACGCCCTGCCCTACCACGCATCCACCGAAAAAATTTACGAGCAGATCGCCTCACAGATGGCGGCCAAAAAACTGCCCATGGTCACAGACATCAGAGACGAGTCTGACCATGAAGACCCAACACGGCTTGTGATCATTCCCAAATCCAACCGGGTGGATTATACCGCCCTGGCCGATCATTTATTTGCCACCACAGATCTTGAAAAATCATATTCCGTTAACATGAATATGATCGGGCTTGACAAAAGACCCGGGGTGAAAAGCCTGGTTCAAGTTCTTTCAGAATGGCTGGTATTCAGACGCCGGACCATTGAGAAGAAACTCAAATTCCGCCTGGATCAAGTGCTGTCAAGGCTTCATATTATAGAGGGATTTAAAATTGCCTATCTGAATATTGACGAAGTCATAAGAATCATACGCCAATCAGACCATCCCAAAAAAGATCTCATCAAGGCTTTTGATCTCAGTGAAATTCAGGCCAAGGCCATTCTGGAAATACGCTTGCGACAGCTGGCCAGACTTGAAGAGATTAAAATCATCTCCGAGATGGATGCCCTTGACCTGGAAAGAAAAACCCTTGAAAAACTGCTCAGCTCTCCAAAGGCATTTAAAAAATTTTTCATCAATGAAATAAAAGAAGATGCCAAAAAATACGGCGACAAACGCAGATCCCCCATCAAGGAAAGAAAAGATGCCGAAGCCTTTTCCGCCACAGATGTCATTGATGTAGAGCCGGTCACCATTATCCTGTCCACCAACGGCTGGATCCGTTCTGCCAAGGGTCACGACATCAAACCGGAAAATGCCAAATTCAGGTCCGGCGATCATCTCATGTGCCATTTAAGGACCCGGAGCGACAAGCCCATTTCCCTCATGGACAACACCGGAAGGGCATATACCCTCTATTCCCATGATTTGCCTTCGGCCCGGAGTAATGGGGAACCTGTCACCGGACACCTGACCATGGCACCGAACACCTCCATTTGTCATATGATTTCAGGGGATGCCCAGGACCTGTACCTTGTCGGGGCAGACAGCGGGTACGGGTTTATCCTGAAATTTGGAGATTTGCTCACGAATTATAAAAACGGCAAGGCTATTGTGACCGTACCCTCCGGCCAGATGCCGGTTCAGCCAAGGCTGGTGCCGACAATTGAAACCGACAATGTCATTGCGATCACAACCAAGGGGCGGGTGTTGATCTTTGATATCAAACAGCTGCCAAGGCTTAAAAAGGGTAAGGGGAATAAAATCATCCACATTCCCCGGCCGGACAAATCAGACTCAGATCCGGAAAAACTTAAGTTCCTAAAAATATTGCCATTAAAATCAAACCTTGTTATACATTCTGGCAAGCATTTCCTAAGGCTGAGCCCGGGCAACCAACAAGATTATATTGGAATGCGCGGGAGAAGAGGCAAACTGTTGCCCAGAGGATACAGAAATGTTGACACCCTTGAAGTGATTCTATCATCGGATGACACAATTTCATGA
- the ptsP gene encoding phosphoenolpyruvate--protein phosphotransferase, with amino-acid sequence MNRSPAGEITITGISGSPGICIGKAYLVDREGVNLIKRYPVDARMVPAEIDRFKNAVIKAKNDHAKTIKSLGEDLSENLNILETHMVLFKDKMLYGKTIDTISNDRVNAEWALRKVSRKVRRMFEQIDDAYLQARVNDIIQVSDKIMTYLVGGQDIWIKDINKRVIIVAHDLSPADTSQIQLERIKGFVTDRGGKDSHTSIVAKSLKIPSVMGLGNATVNVNNDDILIVDGSSGIIIINPEEDTLFKYEEKMARFESYRADIERDSHLPAVTHDGVALNLMANIELVEEVVSAKDNRAEGIGLFRTEFLYLDMNRFPTEDELLKKYRELVELMNPAPVTIRTLDINGDKFNPYIDPVEEANPALGLRAVRFCLENEAIFITQIKAILRAAAFGNIKLLIPMISCMEEIIQVKAVINKAVIELEDEDKIFNKDIPLGIMIEVPSAVIMADELAGQVDFFSIGTNDLIQYSMAIDRGNRRVAHLYQALSPAVLKMIRLTYEAAQKNNIEVFMCGEMAGDPINIPVLLGIGLTNLSMNSGSIPVIKKMVRSMDVYMARKCAKTVMAFKTTQEITDFILDKYKTILPYRDNEE; translated from the coding sequence ATGAATAGATCCCCTGCAGGCGAGATTACCATCACCGGCATCAGCGGATCCCCCGGCATTTGCATCGGCAAGGCATACCTTGTGGACCGTGAAGGGGTGAACCTGATCAAACGGTATCCTGTGGATGCCCGGATGGTGCCTGCTGAAATAGACCGGTTTAAGAATGCGGTAATCAAAGCCAAAAATGACCATGCCAAAACCATCAAGTCTTTAGGTGAAGACCTGAGTGAAAATCTCAACATTCTTGAGACCCACATGGTTTTGTTCAAGGACAAGATGCTCTACGGCAAAACCATTGATACCATTTCCAACGACAGGGTCAATGCGGAATGGGCATTGAGAAAGGTGTCCAGAAAAGTAAGGCGGATGTTCGAACAGATTGACGACGCCTATCTTCAGGCACGGGTCAATGACATCATCCAGGTGTCAGACAAAATTATGACCTACCTTGTGGGGGGCCAGGATATTTGGATCAAGGATATCAACAAACGGGTGATCATTGTGGCCCATGACCTTTCCCCTGCAGATACAAGTCAGATCCAGCTCGAAAGAATCAAGGGCTTTGTCACTGACCGGGGAGGCAAGGATTCCCATACCAGTATTGTGGCCAAATCCCTGAAAATTCCATCGGTCATGGGGCTTGGAAACGCCACCGTCAACGTTAATAATGATGATATCCTTATTGTTGACGGCTCTTCAGGCATTATTATCATCAATCCCGAAGAGGATACCCTGTTCAAGTATGAAGAAAAAATGGCCCGTTTTGAATCCTACCGGGCTGATATTGAACGGGACAGCCACCTGCCTGCCGTGACCCATGACGGGGTGGCCTTGAATCTCATGGCCAATATTGAACTGGTGGAAGAAGTGGTTTCGGCCAAGGACAACCGGGCAGAAGGCATCGGGCTTTTCAGGACCGAATTTTTGTATCTGGATATGAACCGGTTTCCCACGGAAGACGAACTGCTCAAAAAATACAGGGAGCTTGTGGAACTCATGAATCCTGCGCCCGTGACCATCCGGACCCTGGATATCAACGGAGACAAGTTCAACCCCTATATTGATCCTGTGGAAGAGGCAAATCCTGCACTCGGACTTCGGGCTGTCCGGTTCTGCCTTGAAAACGAAGCCATTTTCATCACCCAGATCAAGGCCATACTAAGGGCGGCAGCCTTTGGCAACATCAAGCTGCTCATTCCCATGATTTCCTGCATGGAAGAAATCATTCAGGTTAAAGCCGTTATTAATAAGGCGGTGATCGAGCTTGAAGATGAAGACAAAATTTTTAACAAAGATATCCCCCTGGGCATCATGATTGAGGTCCCGTCTGCTGTGATCATGGCCGATGAGCTGGCCGGGCAGGTCGATTTTTTCAGTATCGGCACCAATGACCTGATCCAGTACTCCATGGCCATTGACCGGGGCAACCGGCGGGTGGCCCACCTGTACCAGGCATTAAGCCCTGCCGTGCTTAAAATGATCCGCCTGACCTATGAGGCTGCCCAGAAAAATAATATTGAGGTGTTCATGTGCGGTGAAATGGCAGGGGATCCCATTAATATCCCCGTACTTCTGGGCATCGGCCTGACCAATTTGTCCATGAATTCAGGTTCAATCCCGGTGATCAAAAAAATGGTCCGGTCCATGGATGTTTATATGGCCCGTAAATGTGCAAAAACAGTGATGGCATTTAAAACCACCCAGGAGATCACGGATTTTATCCTGGATAAATATAAAACCATTCTCCCCTACAGGGACAACGAAGAATAA
- a CDS encoding HPr family phosphocarrier protein, with protein MHARPAAKIAEMTMGAKGNIWLSDGVSTVDASSIIDILTLCAVTGTRISIHVENKGDTLLAEELKAFFDMGFGEQINE; from the coding sequence ATGCACGCCCGCCCCGCAGCAAAAATAGCTGAGATGACCATGGGGGCAAAGGGAAATATCTGGCTGTCTGACGGGGTGTCAACCGTGGATGCATCTAGCATCATCGATATTCTCACCCTGTGTGCGGTAACCGGCACCCGGATTTCCATTCACGTTGAAAACAAAGGTGATACTCTGCTGGCAGAGGAACTTAAGGCGTTTTTCGATATGGGTTTTGGAGAACAGATCAATGAATAG
- a CDS encoding IS4 family transposase, whose translation MTHISIPKKQLRSLNFDNFRCPLIKSLSKAPELQSRGDRPLKMTFEDQINALVYFHLQEHKSARHLIQDLKENVFAKENIAPDGGISRSSFCEAINHRGLEQLQFIFEDLYKQALECHPGEHAELGELVSIDGSLINAVLSMHWANYRKGSKKAKVHCGFDINHGIPNKIFLTEGNGAERTFVPKILSKGQTGVMDRGYQSHKEFDLLQEQGKHFVCRIKTRTTRTIIDNHETPSDSYIFYDALVKLGTPNQNQTKRPVRVVGYKIAGVKYYVATDRHDLTAEQIATIYKLRWTIEDFFKWWKEHLKVYHLIARSEYGLMVQILGGLITYLLLTIHCQKQFNEKVTIKRVRQLRTAILNDLFGCEEQGSHSSNRDNIVKDQKIIEQAKT comes from the coding sequence CCGCCCTTTAAAAATGACATTCGAAGACCAGATAAATGCTTTGGTTTATTTCCATCTTCAGGAGCACAAGTCTGCCCGACATTTAATTCAGGATCTCAAGGAGAATGTTTTTGCTAAAGAAAATATTGCGCCAGACGGTGGTATCAGCCGTAGTAGTTTCTGTGAAGCCATCAATCACAGGGGACTCGAACAACTGCAATTTATCTTTGAGGATCTTTATAAACAGGCTCTTGAGTGTCATCCGGGTGAACACGCCGAGTTAGGAGAGTTGGTTTCCATTGACGGTAGTCTCATAAATGCAGTCCTTTCAATGCACTGGGCGAACTACAGAAAAGGAAGTAAAAAAGCCAAAGTACATTGCGGATTTGACATTAATCACGGAATCCCAAACAAAATCTTTTTGACTGAAGGCAACGGCGCTGAACGCACCTTTGTTCCCAAAATACTTTCCAAGGGGCAAACAGGTGTTATGGATCGTGGATATCAATCCCATAAAGAATTTGACCTGCTTCAGGAGCAAGGCAAACATTTTGTCTGCCGTATAAAAACCAGGACAACAAGAACAATTATTGATAACCACGAGACCCCTTCCGACAGCTACATTTTTTATGATGCACTGGTTAAACTTGGTACTCCGAATCAAAACCAGACGAAAAGGCCTGTTCGGGTTGTTGGCTATAAAATTGCTGGCGTCAAATACTATGTGGCAACTGACAGGCATGATTTAACAGCGGAACAAATAGCAACAATTTATAAACTCCGGTGGACCATTGAGGATTTTTTCAAATGGTGGAAAGAACATCTGAAGGTATATCATCTCATTGCCCGCAGTGAATACGGCCTTATGGTTCAGATTCTTGGCGGCCTTATCACTTACCTGTTACTGACAATCCATTGCCAAAAACAGTTTAATGAAAAGGTCACGATCAAAAGAGTTCGGCAGCTGCGAACCGCCATTCTAAATGACCTGTTTGGCTGCGAGGAGCAGGGCTCTCATAGTTCAAACAGGGACAATATTGTCAAAGATCAAAAAATTATTGAGCAAGCAAAAACCTAA